One part of the Tunicatimonas pelagia genome encodes these proteins:
- the hisE gene encoding phosphoribosyl-ATP diphosphatase, whose protein sequence is MISNLEFLQQLTGIIKQRHQMAQGDEEKLDSYVARLFRKGMNKVAQKVGEEAVELVIEAKDNDDELFKNEAADLLFHLMILLEAKGMSLEEIIEVLERRHQ, encoded by the coding sequence ATGATCTCTAACCTAGAATTTCTCCAGCAACTTACCGGAATTATTAAGCAACGTCACCAAATGGCTCAGGGTGACGAGGAAAAGCTAGACTCTTACGTAGCCCGTCTGTTCCGCAAAGGGATGAACAAAGTAGCCCAAAAGGTGGGCGAGGAAGCTGTAGAACTAGTTATTGAGGCAAAAGATAATGACGACGAGCTGTTTAAAAACGAAGCCGCGGATTTACTCTTTCACTTGATGATTCTACTGGAAGCAAAGGGTATGAGTTTAGAAGAGATAATTGAGGTACTGGAAAGGCGACATCAATAA
- a CDS encoding class I SAM-dependent methyltransferase, producing MNAKEHYENHLASFYSWMIGNFDQKRADLEKFIIENEIYPTSTKVAIDLGAGTGVQAIALSNLGFNVTAVDFNQQLLSELTSNDESNAINTVQADVRDVKDFESLQPELIVCCGDTITHLPDKPAVEKLLLDCESILTKNGKLILSFRDYSAELTDQQRFISVKSDENQILTCILEYTPDKVKVTDLLYEKENETWNQKVSTYEKVRLSAQDIVNMIEQTGMKVIFNRPVDRMQTIIANK from the coding sequence ATGAACGCTAAAGAACACTACGAAAATCACTTGGCCAGCTTTTACTCTTGGATGATTGGCAACTTCGATCAGAAGAGAGCAGACCTCGAGAAGTTTATCATAGAGAATGAAATTTATCCGACCAGTACTAAAGTAGCCATTGATTTGGGAGCTGGAACTGGAGTTCAAGCAATTGCCCTTAGTAATTTAGGATTCAACGTAACGGCCGTTGATTTCAATCAGCAGTTATTATCGGAATTAACATCCAACGATGAAAGCAATGCTATTAATACAGTACAAGCTGATGTCCGTGATGTAAAAGATTTCGAGAGCCTTCAGCCTGAGCTTATTGTTTGTTGCGGCGACACTATCACCCATTTACCTGATAAACCAGCCGTAGAAAAATTATTACTCGATTGCGAATCAATATTAACTAAAAATGGAAAATTAATTTTGTCATTTAGAGACTACTCCGCTGAATTAACCGACCAGCAACGATTCATTTCCGTGAAAAGTGACGAAAACCAAATACTCACCTGTATTCTCGAGTATACACCCGATAAAGTCAAAGTTACCGATCTTCTTTACGAAAAAGAGAACGAAACTTGGAATCAGAAAGTCAGCACCTACGAAAAAGTGAGGCTATCCGCGCAGGATATTGTCAATATGATCGAGCAAACCGGAATGAAAGTTATTTTCAACCGTCCCGTAGACAGAATGCAGACCATAATTGCTAACAAATAA
- a CDS encoding phage holin family protein gives MKIPKAIAKYIDVVNHPGYYIRVEVERMKANAQEKMTEVISKLIILAAIALLALFVLVFLSITAGLLINDALNSAYLGFLIVTGFYALVLTILLLVKDSLEKQLLQMAKKSVVVPVKNPQQIIQGENKQPSPDQTSPESHQEIKSNGHATAEH, from the coding sequence ATGAAAATTCCGAAGGCAATTGCCAAATACATTGATGTGGTCAATCATCCGGGCTACTATATTCGCGTTGAAGTAGAGCGTATGAAAGCCAATGCCCAGGAGAAAATGACCGAAGTCATCTCCAAGCTGATTATCCTGGCAGCTATCGCACTACTAGCTTTGTTCGTATTAGTTTTTCTTAGCATTACTGCCGGACTGTTGATTAATGATGCTCTGAATAGTGCTTATTTGGGATTCCTGATTGTTACCGGATTTTATGCGCTAGTATTGACTATTTTGCTGTTGGTGAAAGATAGTCTCGAGAAGCAACTGCTGCAAATGGCTAAAAAATCAGTAGTGGTTCCAGTGAAAAATCCTCAGCAGATTATCCAGGGCGAAAATAAGCAACCTTCACCTGATCAAACATCACCCGAATCACACCAAGAGATTAAGAGCAACGGTCACGCTACCGCCGAACACTAA
- the gldA gene encoding gliding motility-associated ABC transporter ATP-binding subunit GldA, which translates to MSLVVENLTKTYGKQVAVNQISFSAQPGEIVGFLGPNGAGKSTTMKIATGYLPPTQGSVRVCDHDVEEDSVAVRKCLGYLPEHNPLYLDMYVHEYLQFIGSLYGMQGVNLSDRVKEVVSLCGLEPEQRKKISALSKGYRQRVGLAQALIHNPSVLILDEPTTGLDPNQLSEIRTLIKEISQEKTVIFSTHIMQEVQALCDRVIIINRGNLVIDRPLDELQSEGQDDLGELQRVEVSFLQPVDEAQLQNLAGIIKVEKKYQSTYELAAPLDQEDIRPAIFRFACENQHVLIGMKPIMEENKRNAGASLEEIFRSLTTTKVNPS; encoded by the coding sequence ATGTCGCTCGTTGTTGAGAATTTGACAAAAACGTACGGTAAGCAGGTAGCAGTGAACCAAATATCGTTTTCCGCCCAACCCGGTGAGATCGTAGGGTTTTTGGGGCCAAACGGAGCGGGTAAGTCCACTACTATGAAAATTGCGACGGGCTACTTGCCGCCTACCCAAGGTTCGGTGCGTGTATGCGATCATGATGTAGAAGAAGATTCGGTAGCGGTGCGAAAGTGTTTGGGGTACTTACCCGAACACAATCCGCTGTATCTGGATATGTACGTGCATGAATATTTGCAATTTATTGGTTCACTGTACGGGATGCAAGGCGTAAACCTCTCGGATAGAGTAAAAGAAGTAGTTAGTTTGTGCGGTCTGGAACCTGAGCAGCGAAAAAAGATTAGTGCCCTTTCCAAAGGTTACCGTCAGCGAGTGGGATTGGCGCAGGCGTTGATTCATAATCCTTCGGTACTCATTTTGGATGAGCCCACCACCGGGCTAGACCCCAATCAGCTTTCGGAAATTCGAACACTGATAAAAGAAATCAGCCAGGAGAAAACGGTTATTTTTTCTACCCATATCATGCAAGAAGTGCAAGCCCTCTGCGACCGGGTAATCATCATCAACCGGGGCAACCTGGTAATTGACCGTCCGCTGGATGAATTACAATCGGAAGGGCAAGATGATTTGGGGGAATTGCAGCGAGTAGAAGTTAGTTTTCTGCAACCCGTAGATGAGGCGCAATTGCAGAACTTAGCAGGAATTATCAAGGTAGAAAAAAAATATCAATCCACTTATGAACTAGCCGCTCCGCTGGATCAGGAAGATATTCGTCCGGCTATTTTCCGATTTGCCTGCGAAAACCAGCACGTACTAATCGGCATGAAGCCAATTATGGAAGAGAATAAGCGAAATGCCGGAGCTTCTTTGGAAGAAATTTTCCGTAGCTTAACCACCACCAAAGTAAATCCATCGTAA
- a CDS encoding potassium channel family protein — protein sequence MLHRPQVEQEAIERVKGRVIYVLLAMMLLQLTYPISLYSTTHNVVYFSLYCGLLASGVYLASVSRGRRIAAITLAVLTLVAGIPWQLTGGQVVWLTLLSYAMLFLFQGMIILVLIDFIFATDSMNRDVLYAACTIYIILGNLFTALYMIIHTLDPEAFFVSGPLESPLPWQRIVYFSYSTLTTLGYGDIAPVSPWAQSLAAIESMTGLLYIAIILGRLVSVYKSSSDK from the coding sequence ATGCTACACCGCCCTCAAGTTGAACAAGAAGCTATTGAGCGAGTAAAAGGACGGGTGATCTACGTGCTGTTAGCCATGATGCTACTCCAGCTGACCTACCCCATTTCATTGTACAGTACTACCCACAACGTTGTTTACTTCTCTCTGTACTGTGGGTTGCTAGCTAGTGGAGTATATCTGGCGAGCGTAAGCCGGGGGCGTAGAATTGCGGCGATCACTCTGGCAGTACTCACGTTAGTAGCGGGCATTCCCTGGCAGCTTACCGGCGGGCAGGTAGTGTGGCTCACGCTACTTTCTTACGCTATGCTGTTTCTCTTTCAGGGAATGATTATATTGGTACTTATCGATTTTATTTTCGCTACCGATTCTATGAACCGGGATGTGCTGTACGCTGCCTGTACCATTTACATCATCTTAGGCAACTTGTTTACCGCTTTGTATATGATTATTCATACCCTTGATCCAGAAGCGTTTTTTGTATCAGGTCCACTGGAAAGTCCTCTACCCTGGCAGCGGATCGTATACTTTAGTTATTCTACCTTGACGACACTTGGCTACGGTGATATTGCTCCAGTTTCACCTTGGGCACAGTCCTTAGCAGCCATAGAGTCCATGACTGGGCTGCTTTACATTGCTATTATCCTCGGACGACTGGTCAGTGTTTATAAATCCTCATCGGATAAATAA
- a CDS encoding ion channel → MIYRMVQCQIMYLLILLSLQLSAQPTPADSTVVENWQVGLYEFPPYMMKNDDGEWKGISVELWQDLADSVGIAYQFQEVSQGEIKDQLESGRLNATLLLPVQAGLPSVTFSHIYHITFLGVATVQTQSLFSIAQGLFTMRFLRIVITLSILLLIVGTIVWLIERKSNDDSFGGERSIAQGIGSGFWWAGVTMTTIGYGDKAPVTFWGRAVALLWMLIAMAVTASLTAALVSAVGGGTAEAIEAPNGLRKKEVGTVADSPFGGYLDEENIKYEEFSSVEEGLKAVGQQELKIFAHSTATMRYWVNETSNITVQVKNTETLPQRYAIAYATNNRTTTCLDSTLIKIINQPNWQQRINRYMPK, encoded by the coding sequence ATGATATATCGCATGGTGCAGTGCCAAATTATGTATTTATTGATTTTACTAAGCCTACAACTTTCCGCTCAGCCTACTCCGGCCGACTCTACGGTTGTTGAAAATTGGCAAGTGGGTTTGTACGAATTTCCACCCTATATGATGAAGAATGACGATGGGGAGTGGAAAGGGATCAGCGTAGAACTTTGGCAGGATTTAGCTGATTCGGTAGGAATTGCGTATCAGTTTCAAGAAGTAAGTCAGGGTGAGATAAAAGATCAGTTAGAAAGTGGGCGATTAAATGCCACTTTGCTGCTTCCAGTACAAGCAGGCTTGCCTAGCGTTACATTTTCGCACATTTATCACATAACCTTCTTGGGAGTAGCCACGGTTCAAACTCAAAGTCTATTTAGTATTGCCCAAGGGTTGTTTACCATGCGGTTTCTTCGGATTGTCATTACGCTATCTATTTTGCTGCTAATTGTAGGCACCATTGTTTGGCTGATTGAGCGAAAATCTAACGATGACAGTTTTGGCGGAGAACGCAGCATCGCGCAGGGAATTGGTTCCGGTTTTTGGTGGGCAGGAGTGACGATGACCACCATTGGTTACGGTGATAAGGCTCCGGTTACCTTTTGGGGTAGGGCAGTAGCACTGCTTTGGATGCTAATTGCGATGGCGGTTACCGCCAGTTTAACGGCTGCCCTGGTTTCGGCAGTAGGTGGTGGTACAGCCGAAGCCATTGAAGCACCCAATGGGTTGCGAAAAAAGGAGGTAGGAACCGTAGCTGATTCTCCTTTTGGCGGGTATCTCGATGAAGAAAACATCAAATACGAAGAATTTTCTTCCGTTGAGGAAGGGCTGAAAGCGGTAGGGCAACAGGAACTCAAAATCTTTGCCCACAGTACCGCCACTATGCGCTACTGGGTCAATGAAACTAGTAATATTACGGTACAAGTGAAAAATACTGAAACCCTACCGCAACGGTATGCTATCGCTTACGCTACCAATAACCGCACAACTACTTGTTTGGATAGCACCCTAATCAAGATTATTAATCAGCCCAACTGGCAGCAACGCATCAACCGCTATATGCCGAAATAA
- a CDS encoding Uma2 family endonuclease, with product MSVAIKKKKTQGRLQKSDNRLISLEAFKKQYLEKTRYKYEWKDGKVEKDEFMKVGERYIIDNIITKFNTLSVYQQGNRIMAEADCYFSELKAYRRPDAAYFTKQQVRHPEEAPDAPALVIEVVSPSNTDLQNKLKMQEYLDAGVQMVWFIYPNVEQVWSHTSPTDVKVYQQDDKCDASSVVKGFQISAKEVFKR from the coding sequence ATGTCGGTAGCTATCAAAAAGAAGAAAACACAGGGAAGATTACAGAAATCTGACAACAGATTAATCTCTCTGGAAGCCTTTAAGAAGCAGTACCTAGAAAAAACCCGCTATAAGTATGAATGGAAAGACGGAAAGGTAGAAAAAGATGAATTTATGAAAGTCGGCGAGCGATATATTATTGATAACATTATTACCAAGTTTAATACGCTTTCTGTCTATCAACAAGGCAATCGCATTATGGCTGAGGCCGATTGTTACTTTAGCGAGCTTAAAGCCTACCGTCGACCTGATGCTGCCTACTTTACAAAACAGCAGGTTCGTCACCCGGAAGAAGCTCCCGATGCCCCCGCTTTAGTAATTGAGGTGGTCTCACCTTCCAATACTGATCTACAGAATAAGCTAAAGATGCAGGAGTACCTAGACGCCGGAGTGCAAATGGTATGGTTTATCTACCCTAACGTAGAGCAGGTTTGGTCGCATACTTCACCCACCGATGTGAAAGTGTATCAGCAAGATGATAAGTGTGATGCGAGTTCAGTTGTAAAAGGTTTTCAAATCTCAGCGAAGGAAGTTTTCAAGCGGTAG
- a CDS encoding DUF5615 family PIN-like protein, producing the protein MKFIIDAQLPKLLADWLKEREFDAIHTLELPAANRSDDKEIITIADQDDRVVISKDSDFFDDHILTGKPKRLLVIKTGNIKNRDLIRLFEGNIKRIESLFKRYVLIEMNRSELIVHR; encoded by the coding sequence ATGAAGTTCATTATCGATGCACAGCTCCCAAAATTGCTAGCTGATTGGCTCAAAGAACGTGAGTTTGATGCAATACACACTTTGGAGTTGCCTGCAGCAAATCGCAGCGATGATAAAGAGATTATTACAATTGCCGATCAGGATGATAGAGTCGTTATCTCAAAAGACAGTGATTTTTTTGACGATCATATCTTGACTGGAAAACCTAAAAGGTTGTTAGTAATTAAGACAGGCAATATTAAGAATCGTGATCTGATTCGTCTTTTTGAAGGAAATATTAAGCGCATAGAAAGTCTATTTAAGCGATACGTTTTGATAGAAATGAACCGCTCAGAACTGATTGTTCACCGATGA
- the gldF gene encoding gliding motility-associated ABC transporter permease subunit GldF has protein sequence MLAIYRKEVNSYLNSLIAYVVIAVFLTGTGLLMWVFPDTSVLAYGFADLSTLFSLGPYVFMFLIPAITMRSFAEERKAGTMELILTQPVTDWQLVLGKYFASWTVVVLAVLPTLIYYFSVYLLGNPIGNLDSAGIFGSYIGITLLGGVFTAIGTLASSLTENQVIAFILAVFFCFFLYTGFSSLAGLEFWGDSALVVEKFGILHHYDAMSRGLIDSRNLLYFVTITTLMLLLTQLVLNSRKW, from the coding sequence ATGCTGGCTATTTACCGCAAAGAAGTCAACAGCTACCTTAACTCACTGATTGCCTACGTGGTAATTGCGGTATTCCTGACCGGAACGGGACTGCTTATGTGGGTCTTTCCAGATACTAGCGTGCTGGCTTACGGCTTTGCCGATCTTTCTACCTTGTTTTCGTTAGGGCCTTACGTCTTTATGTTCTTAATCCCGGCCATTACCATGCGTAGTTTCGCCGAAGAACGGAAAGCCGGTACCATGGAGCTGATCCTTACCCAACCCGTCACCGATTGGCAACTGGTATTGGGTAAGTACTTCGCGTCCTGGACGGTGGTGGTGCTAGCGGTGCTACCTACGTTGATTTACTACTTTTCGGTTTATCTACTAGGTAACCCGATAGGTAATCTGGATTCGGCCGGAATCTTTGGTTCTTACATTGGCATTACCTTGCTAGGAGGAGTTTTTACGGCAATTGGTACACTAGCATCGTCGCTTACTGAGAATCAGGTGATTGCCTTTATTCTAGCAGTGTTTTTCTGCTTCTTTTTATACACCGGATTTAGTTCACTGGCAGGTTTAGAATTTTGGGGCGACTCAGCACTGGTAGTAGAAAAGTTTGGAATTTTGCATCACTACGATGCCATGAGCCGAGGGCTGATAGACTCCCGAAATCTACTGTACTTCGTTACCATAACTACGCTAATGTTGCTACTTACGCAATTGGTACTAAACAGCCGGAAATGGTAA
- the hisA gene encoding 1-(5-phosphoribosyl)-5-[(5-phosphoribosylamino)methylideneamino]imidazole-4-carboxamide isomerase: MEIIPAIDIIGGKCVRLTQGDYDQKKEYDQSPLEVAKQLEGHGIRRLHLVDLDGAKQKKVINLNILETIASQTQLRIDFGGGVQSDEDLQRVFSAGAQQVTGGSIAVRQPDTFLNWLEQHGNEKIILGADAKDRKIAVHGWQEKTEWAVLDFIEHYHAKGIEYVICTDVAKDGLLQGPSLKLYQDILRELPQLKLIASGGVTTIDDLHRLKKADLYGVIIGKALLEGRIKLNELKEFVYR, encoded by the coding sequence ATGGAAATTATTCCCGCTATTGATATTATTGGAGGTAAGTGTGTGCGACTTACGCAGGGCGACTACGATCAGAAAAAGGAGTACGATCAATCTCCGCTGGAAGTCGCGAAGCAGCTAGAAGGCCACGGTATTCGTCGGCTACATTTAGTCGACCTCGATGGGGCTAAGCAGAAGAAAGTCATCAATCTGAATATATTGGAAACCATCGCTTCCCAAACGCAGCTTCGTATTGACTTTGGCGGTGGGGTACAATCCGATGAGGATTTACAACGAGTATTCAGTGCTGGGGCACAGCAAGTAACAGGAGGGAGTATTGCGGTTCGCCAACCCGATACGTTCCTTAACTGGTTGGAGCAGCACGGTAACGAGAAGATTATCCTGGGTGCTGATGCTAAAGACCGAAAAATTGCGGTACACGGCTGGCAGGAGAAAACCGAATGGGCGGTGCTAGATTTTATCGAGCATTATCACGCTAAAGGCATAGAGTACGTTATCTGCACCGACGTGGCGAAAGATGGTCTACTACAAGGCCCATCGCTCAAGCTCTACCAAGATATTCTGCGCGAATTACCCCAACTCAAACTAATTGCCAGTGGTGGAGTAACGACGATAGATGATTTGCATCGATTAAAAAAAGCGGATTTATACGGAGTCATCATCGGCAAGGCCCTGCTAGAAGGGAGGATTAAGTTGAATGAATTGAAAGAGTTTGTATACCGTTGA
- the hisH gene encoding imidazole glycerol phosphate synthase subunit HisH, with the protein MSVAVIKYNAGNIYSVIYALQRLGIEPLLTDTPEEIRQADKVIFPGQGEASSAMRYLRDKGLDEVIKNLTQPVLGICVGLQLMCRYSEEGDAECLGIFDVDVKRFPPNQKVPHMGWNDVKVDGGTLCQGLRSDAYLYYVHSYYAELSEFTTATNEYILPYSVALEKDNFYAIQPHLEKSGKDGEFILKNFLAL; encoded by the coding sequence ATGAGTGTTGCAGTTATTAAATACAATGCTGGAAATATTTATTCGGTCATCTATGCCCTTCAGCGGTTGGGCATTGAACCATTACTGACTGATACGCCTGAAGAAATTCGACAAGCCGATAAAGTGATTTTTCCTGGTCAGGGAGAGGCCAGTTCGGCGATGCGCTATTTACGAGATAAAGGCTTAGACGAAGTAATCAAAAACTTAACTCAACCCGTATTGGGTATCTGCGTGGGCTTACAGCTCATGTGTCGCTATTCAGAAGAAGGTGATGCCGAATGCCTAGGAATTTTCGATGTCGATGTAAAACGATTTCCGCCTAACCAAAAAGTCCCTCATATGGGATGGAACGATGTAAAAGTAGACGGGGGAACACTTTGTCAGGGTTTGCGATCTGATGCCTATTTGTACTACGTCCACAGCTACTACGCCGAACTAAGCGAGTTTACTACGGCTACCAATGAGTATATCTTACCCTACAGTGTAGCGTTGGAAAAAGATAACTTCTATGCCATACAGCCCCACTTAGAGAAAAGTGGTAAGGATGGAGAATTTATTCTGAAGAACTTCTTGGCTTTGTAG
- the gldG gene encoding gliding motility-associated ABC transporter substrate-binding protein GldG encodes MSNRTVQRERKVFWRDISRLGIGVAALFFLNVLAQSYFFQLDLTEEKRYSLSDPTKNLLQNLEQSVEVTVYLEGKLPPDFQRLQRSIEETLDNFQSYSGSNLRYRFVDPLTAVSAEQRNDFFFRLDSMGVEITRVFDEENGNRIQRLIVPGAVIRSGGRETAAILLKGDKGASAQQQLNQSIEGVEYELASAIQRVTTARRKQVAIMRGHDELPSVEMGSLIDELSKTYDVYELFLPQSEEIAPVDAVIVAKPQQAFSREDQYKLDQYIMRGGNVLFFLDALQIDMDSLSSNGAFAFPIDTGLDDLLFRYGLRVNPTLIQSIESGQYPIVVGNLGDQPQVRLLPWPFFPIANNYAAHPIVRNLDAVQFRFVNSIDTIAAPGITKTPLVYTSQYSRVLSTPIVVDLNELRQAPEPERYQAGSQATAYLLEGKYTSVFRNRVLPSELNTQDFRDESVSTKLLVVSDGDLVRNELDPQNNRPLPLGFDPFTERTFANQDFMLNALAYMVDDNGLIQSRANEVRLRPLDSVKVKDEAVRWQIINLVLPLVLISVFGVVKFYLRRRRYTRF; translated from the coding sequence TTGAGTAATCGAACAGTACAACGTGAGCGGAAAGTTTTTTGGCGGGATATTTCCCGACTGGGTATTGGCGTGGCGGCATTATTTTTTCTAAATGTGCTGGCGCAAAGTTATTTTTTTCAGCTTGATCTTACTGAGGAGAAGCGTTACAGTTTGTCTGATCCTACCAAAAATCTACTGCAAAACTTAGAGCAGAGTGTAGAAGTCACGGTCTATCTGGAAGGTAAACTACCCCCTGATTTTCAGCGATTGCAACGTAGCATTGAAGAAACGCTGGATAATTTTCAGTCCTACAGCGGAAGTAATCTACGCTACCGCTTCGTCGATCCTCTAACGGCAGTAAGTGCCGAGCAGCGTAACGATTTTTTCTTCCGGTTGGATAGTATGGGAGTTGAGATTACGCGGGTATTTGACGAAGAGAATGGAAATCGTATTCAGCGGTTGATTGTGCCGGGAGCGGTTATTCGTTCGGGAGGGCGTGAGACAGCAGCAATATTGCTGAAAGGCGATAAGGGGGCTTCGGCTCAGCAGCAACTTAACCAATCCATTGAAGGGGTAGAGTACGAGTTAGCCTCGGCTATTCAGCGGGTGACAACCGCTCGGCGTAAGCAGGTAGCTATTATGCGGGGGCACGACGAACTGCCTTCGGTGGAGATGGGTAGCCTGATTGACGAACTATCAAAAACCTACGATGTGTACGAACTTTTTCTTCCTCAGTCCGAAGAAATCGCCCCGGTAGATGCCGTGATTGTGGCTAAGCCCCAGCAAGCGTTTAGTCGCGAAGATCAATATAAATTAGACCAGTATATTATGCGCGGGGGCAACGTTCTGTTCTTTTTAGATGCTTTGCAAATTGATATGGATAGCCTGAGTTCTAACGGAGCGTTTGCATTTCCGATTGATACCGGGCTAGATGATCTGCTGTTTCGTTATGGGCTGCGAGTGAATCCTACGTTGATTCAGAGTATTGAATCGGGACAGTATCCGATTGTGGTGGGTAATCTAGGCGATCAACCGCAGGTTCGTCTGCTGCCCTGGCCATTTTTTCCGATAGCTAACAATTACGCAGCGCATCCCATAGTTCGTAACTTAGATGCCGTTCAGTTTCGCTTCGTCAACTCTATTGATACAATTGCCGCGCCGGGTATAACCAAAACTCCGTTAGTATATACATCTCAGTATTCGCGGGTACTGAGCACACCCATTGTGGTTGATTTGAATGAGCTACGGCAGGCTCCCGAACCAGAGCGTTACCAAGCTGGCTCTCAAGCGACAGCGTATTTGCTGGAAGGGAAGTACACTTCAGTATTCCGCAATCGCGTCCTCCCTAGTGAACTAAATACTCAAGATTTTCGCGACGAAAGTGTGTCGACTAAACTTCTGGTAGTTTCTGATGGGGATTTGGTTCGCAACGAACTTGATCCGCAAAATAACCGTCCGCTACCGTTGGGCTTTGATCCGTTTACCGAGCGAACCTTTGCCAATCAGGATTTTATGCTGAACGCTCTGGCGTATATGGTTGATGATAATGGATTGATTCAGTCCCGCGCTAATGAAGTGAGGCTTCGTCCGCTAGACTCGGTGAAAGTTAAAGACGAAGCCGTTCGCTGGCAGATTATTAACTTGGTGCTACCGCTAGTACTCATCAGCGTATTCGGCGTGGTGAAATTTTATCTGCGCCGACGGCGTTACACCCGTTTTTAA
- a CDS encoding DUF433 domain-containing protein: protein MEGENLLSRITINANICHGKPTIRGLRYPVENILELLAADMTHEEILADYPDLVKEDLLACLAYAVQVTQTKAVYPLAS, encoded by the coding sequence ATGGAAGGAGAAAATTTGCTAAGCCGCATTACCATTAACGCTAATATTTGTCATGGTAAGCCAACTATAAGGGGGCTCCGCTACCCAGTAGAAAATATACTGGAATTGTTAGCTGCCGATATGACTCATGAAGAGATATTAGCTGACTACCCCGATTTGGTGAAAGAAGATTTACTGGCTTGTCTAGCCTATGCCGTTCAGGTAACGCAAACCAAGGCAGTTTATCCTCTGGCTTCATGA
- the hisF gene encoding imidazole glycerol phosphate synthase subunit HisF, whose protein sequence is MLTKRIIPCLDVKDGRTVKGINFVQLRDAGDPVELAKIYADEGADELVFLDITATVEKRKTLIELVTHVAQQVNIPFTVGGGISTKEDVEALLYAGADKVSINSAAVRRPELINELSANYGSQCIVVAIDTRYVDGNHIVHTHGGRTPTELETFAWAKEVQDRGAGEILLTSMDHDGTKQGFANELVARMSEELSIPIIASGGAGAKEHFYDTFTEGNADAALAASIFHFREIPIPELKQYLHDKDIPMRMS, encoded by the coding sequence ATGTTAACCAAACGAATCATACCCTGCCTCGATGTGAAAGACGGACGCACTGTCAAGGGAATTAACTTTGTCCAGCTACGAGATGCGGGCGACCCAGTAGAGCTGGCTAAAATATACGCTGACGAAGGGGCGGATGAATTAGTCTTTCTGGATATTACGGCTACCGTCGAGAAACGGAAAACCTTGATCGAACTAGTTACGCACGTAGCCCAGCAGGTGAATATTCCATTTACGGTAGGCGGTGGAATCAGTACCAAAGAAGACGTAGAAGCACTGCTCTACGCCGGTGCTGATAAAGTATCTATTAACTCGGCGGCAGTACGGCGACCGGAATTAATCAACGAACTTTCGGCTAACTACGGTAGCCAGTGCATTGTGGTGGCAATTGATACGCGCTACGTAGATGGTAACCACATTGTACACACCCACGGCGGTCGCACCCCTACCGAGTTAGAAACCTTCGCTTGGGCTAAGGAAGTGCAGGATCGAGGTGCGGGTGAGATTCTGCTTACCTCAATGGATCACGATGGCACTAAGCAAGGTTTCGCCAATGAGTTAGTCGCCCGAATGTCAGAAGAATTATCTATTCCGATTATTGCTTCGGGTGGGGCGGGAGCAAAAGAGCATTTCTACGATACGTTTACCGAAGGAAATGCCGACGCTGCCTTAGCCGCCAGCATCTTTCACTTCCGCGAAATTCCCATTCCTGAGCTCAAGCAGTACTTACACGATAAAGATATTCCAATGCGAATGAGTTAG